The Nitrospira sp. genome has a segment encoding these proteins:
- the folB gene encoding dihydroneopterin aldolase: MLDHLVIERLEFNGHCGVTEAERQLPQPIAVDVELDYSPQAIAAAAATDAIGQAVDYASVAQCLVDLGTSRRFHLLETMAEQMVTAIFAGFPVDRIGLWVRKVDPPVKYVNGSVGIRLDRLRSGRPPDLLPAQFLLDQKHRFPRISHTMALDVACGRGRNALYLAEQGFTVDAVDRDEQALAELSASALQRQQRGITTHTLDLETDASHPPTLPRAYYDVITVFFYLHRLLFPALVRALTPGGVLIYETFTIENHLRRQHPRRREFCLEPNELLTLAQGLRVLHYEEGEHIDSHGTAAFTARLLAERPA, translated from the coding sequence ATGCTCGACCATTTAGTGATCGAACGCCTTGAATTTAACGGCCATTGCGGGGTCACGGAGGCCGAGCGGCAATTGCCCCAACCAATTGCCGTGGACGTTGAGCTGGACTATTCCCCGCAAGCCATCGCCGCGGCCGCTGCAACTGACGCGATCGGGCAGGCCGTGGACTATGCCTCTGTCGCGCAATGCCTTGTCGATCTTGGTACTAGCCGCCGGTTCCATCTCCTCGAGACCATGGCCGAACAGATGGTGACCGCCATCTTCGCCGGATTTCCCGTGGACCGCATCGGCTTGTGGGTGCGAAAAGTCGACCCACCGGTCAAATATGTAAACGGGTCCGTCGGCATCCGCCTGGATCGCCTCCGGAGCGGCCGGCCACCAGACCTACTCCCCGCCCAGTTCCTGCTCGACCAAAAACACCGATTTCCACGCATCTCGCACACCATGGCCCTGGACGTCGCCTGCGGACGCGGGCGGAACGCGCTCTACCTTGCTGAGCAGGGATTCACGGTCGACGCCGTCGATCGCGACGAACAGGCTTTGGCCGAGCTGTCGGCGTCTGCCTTGCAGCGACAGCAGAGAGGCATCACCACGCACACGCTCGATCTCGAAACGGACGCCTCGCACCCTCCTACGTTGCCCCGCGCGTACTACGATGTCATCACCGTCTTTTTCTATCTGCATCGCCTGCTGTTCCCCGCGCTCGTACGGGCGCTCACGCCGGGCGGTGTGCTGATCTATGAAACGTTCACGATCGAAAATCACCTGCGTCGCCAGCATCCGCGCCGTCGGGAGTTCTGCCTGGAACCGAACGAACTACTCACGCTGGCACAGGGTCTGCGCGTCCTACACTACGAGGAGGGCGAGCACATCGACAGCCATGGCACCGCCGCCTTTACCGCACGCCTGCTAGCAGAACGTCCCGCGTAA
- a CDS encoding PHP domain-containing protein, giving the protein MGRLDLHLHTTHSDGSLSPTDVLTRAQQGGVTALAITDHDITSGIPEAQAAGAQFGIEVIPGVEISARLDDSELHILGYFFDWQDPVLTDRLKRLRDSRHRRNPQIIDHLRALGLDITYDEVRALAGTESVGRPHIARVLMEKKYVSSSKEAFDRYLAHGKPAYVPRELPEPAEAIAWIRDAKGVPVLAHPTWVPHRGEALVKFCSQLKMEGLGGIEVHYSTHTPRQTADYLDLARRLDLLVTGGSDFHGIAKPDIEVGRGRGSLSVPEQLLAPLRLAARA; this is encoded by the coding sequence ATGGGACGCCTCGATCTCCATCTGCACACCACGCACTCGGACGGCAGCCTGTCGCCCACTGACGTCCTGACGCGGGCACAGCAAGGGGGCGTCACCGCCCTCGCCATCACCGATCACGACATCACGTCCGGGATTCCGGAGGCCCAGGCTGCCGGCGCGCAGTTTGGCATTGAAGTGATCCCCGGCGTGGAAATTAGTGCGCGACTTGACGACAGCGAGTTGCACATCCTTGGCTATTTCTTCGACTGGCAGGATCCCGTGCTGACCGATCGCTTGAAACGTCTGCGGGACAGCCGGCATCGTCGCAACCCGCAGATCATCGACCACCTCCGCGCGCTAGGGCTCGACATCACTTACGACGAAGTGCGGGCACTGGCCGGTACGGAATCGGTCGGCCGCCCGCACATTGCTCGCGTGTTGATGGAAAAGAAGTATGTTTCCAGTTCGAAGGAGGCATTTGATCGCTACCTCGCGCACGGCAAACCGGCTTACGTGCCGCGCGAACTGCCTGAGCCGGCTGAAGCCATCGCCTGGATTCGTGACGCCAAGGGCGTTCCCGTGTTGGCCCATCCGACCTGGGTTCCGCATCGTGGTGAAGCGCTGGTGAAATTTTGCAGCCAATTAAAAATGGAGGGGCTAGGCGGCATCGAAGTGCACTACAGCACGCACACCCCACGCCAGACTGCAGACTACCTCGATCTGGCACGCCGGCTGGATCTTCTTGTCACGGGTGGCAGCGACTTTCACGGCATCGCGAAACCGGACATCGAGGTAGGCAGGGGCAGGGGCAGCCTGTCCGTGCCGGAACAACTGCTTGCGCCACTGCGCTTAGCCGCCCGCGCATAG
- a CDS encoding YjbQ family protein yields the protein MKQYREELWFNTTTRRAYLNITPQVEAAVRQSGVREGLVLVNAMHITASVYINDDERGLLQDYDDFLERVAPHEAEYRHNLTGEDNGDAHIKRQVMGREVVVAITNGKLDFGPWEQIFYGEFDGRRKKRVLVKVIGE from the coding sequence ATGAAGCAGTACCGGGAAGAACTCTGGTTCAATACGACGACGCGACGGGCCTACCTGAATATTACGCCTCAGGTGGAGGCGGCGGTGCGTCAGAGCGGCGTGCGCGAGGGGCTGGTGCTCGTCAACGCCATGCACATCACGGCCAGCGTGTACATCAATGACGACGAGCGCGGCCTGCTGCAGGATTATGACGACTTTCTTGAACGGGTTGCCCCGCACGAGGCTGAATACCGACACAATCTGACCGGCGAGGATAACGGTGACGCACACATCAAGCGGCAGGTGATGGGGCGCGAGGTGGTTGTGGCGATCACGAACGGTAAGCTGGATTTCGGTCCGTGGGAGCAAATCTTCTACGGCGAATTCGATGGCCGTCGGAAGAAGCGAGTCTTGGTCAAAGTGATCGGGGAATAG
- the amrB gene encoding AmmeMemoRadiSam system protein B, with the protein MAAWNAALFSMTVSLPYMKYGTTRSRLPVCTDMGHYQSDRITREKDRPVIAAIDDPVHGGLDAALSIRAISIYGVVPIMTVLPTARALRATRAHWIC; encoded by the coding sequence ATGGCTGCCTGGAATGCCGCTCTGTTTAGTATGACCGTGAGTCTACCATATATGAAATATGGAACCACCCGTTCGCGGCTGCCGGTCTGCACCGATATGGGCCACTACCAATCTGACCGGATCACACGTGAGAAGGACCGTCCCGTGATTGCCGCAATCGACGACCCGGTTCATGGCGGATTAGATGCGGCCCTCAGCATCCGTGCCATCTCCATATACGGCGTCGTGCCGATCATGACCGTACTGCCTACCGCCCGTGCATTGAGGGCCACACGAGCCCACTGGATTTGCTAG